In Bacteroidales bacterium, the following are encoded in one genomic region:
- a CDS encoding GHKL domain-containing protein, with protein MKTFKNKSFLFLIIWILIFALSVFIITDVGNVEDYNDDVVTIRNSLIAKEAKAKELLSKESDIYFKWGVKGLYSKQNEQYLLNYTQRQDIYFCCYKNDSAIFWSRGDFLPLSLNTSKYTNSTVYFINNTWVYLLVKKINNIAFVAFIPIKKEYPFENNYLKNFYYQGFDLTYDYHFSTLPQTAAFYITDAQQNFLFSIEPQTSLSLTLRPYLFLFVLCLLYILVHITLIYKKHLISVFFVLVGLLILRLGMMLKQNPESLYSLPLFNAEIFAYKFPFNFLGDAFFNTWWLLLFIEWFLLWFKRKIFTSRFYIYSLLLLASALFLYWIILWNKLIWQSNLSFDLFNIDTFLQLSLLAYLIIGMWAWIIASVLYFIFKYLYKTQQKRYKFFFIGLFLFVLPLILYVLQLGHFSVLIVALYLLIIWFFVNRRLPQIAFILISAFLFSFFIVLYSFHLNHQKRINLQQVVAFSLSNEKDYLAQMLLMDMEKKLAEDKIIKSLLQKAYDNRYEIYQYLKDNYFNGFWNKYDLQVTICNTYDNLRLMPSNEYCRCFDFFNKQINSRGSRFDSHYFYSIDNEYGDVSYLGVFSYNLNMIPDSGEKKIFLELYRKLLPSTPGYPDLLVDLKTYKSLSKQWAHYAKYKTNRLIQQNGDFQYPYNYIYPNIKNGSFILINKDNFEHFIYAPNKKIRIVVSAPVVKWSQYLWSIIYVFNIFILLFFIPYGIIYYLKKRQQLLYGFRFKYIRSFLLILVFSYLIIGFYTLIYFNNQYNQKNYEALKHKQKIIVNALNEYLGSFKNIYQKPIEELSRQLVTLSNIFFADINLYDAKGYLIASSRPALFEKGLKSKLIDAEALAEIVKEHKETFIDIEKIGSLEYLASYTALYSNGKLQAILQLPYFTEKEKNMQEITQVFINLINIYILFIAIAFGIILLIANGILRPLTVLHEYFKKIKPNQKIKPIIYTEKDEIAPLINEYNRILEELSISTQKLLLSERESTWRDIAKQIAHEIKNPLTPMKLNIQYLQKLKKENGHLPDELLQNTMNSLLEQIESLSSIASAFSAFANLPRPQFEMINLVEVVKNIALLFKTHEYEVKVNSNMHDCFIEGDKDYLKRIITNLVTNALQAIPIDREKNIYINIEAQSNKIILSVSDNGIGIAPDIADNVFKPSFTTKSSGMGMGLSLVKNMVEAMKGNIYFRSEVNKGSTFYIEFKCYNQA; from the coding sequence TTGAAGACTTTTAAAAATAAATCTTTTTTATTTTTAATTATTTGGATCCTTATATTTGCCTTATCGGTTTTTATTATTACCGATGTTGGGAATGTTGAAGATTATAATGACGATGTTGTTACTATTAGAAATAGCCTTATTGCTAAGGAAGCTAAGGCCAAAGAATTGTTATCAAAAGAAAGTGACATTTATTTTAAGTGGGGTGTTAAAGGCCTATATTCAAAACAAAACGAGCAATATTTATTAAATTATACCCAACGTCAAGATATATATTTTTGTTGTTATAAAAACGATAGTGCTATTTTTTGGTCGAGAGGCGATTTTTTGCCATTATCGTTAAATACTTCAAAATATACAAATTCTACTGTTTATTTTATTAATAATACATGGGTTTATTTACTTGTAAAAAAAATAAACAATATTGCTTTTGTAGCTTTTATCCCTATTAAAAAAGAATATCCTTTTGAAAATAACTATCTTAAAAACTTTTATTATCAAGGTTTTGATTTAACATACGATTACCATTTTTCAACATTACCGCAGACTGCAGCTTTTTATATAACCGATGCTCAGCAAAATTTTTTATTTTCGATAGAGCCACAAACATCATTGTCGTTAACGCTAAGACCTTATTTGTTTTTATTTGTTCTTTGTTTGTTATATATTTTGGTGCACATTACTTTAATTTATAAAAAACATTTAATTTCGGTGTTTTTTGTATTGGTTGGGCTTTTAATATTAAGATTGGGAATGATGTTAAAACAAAATCCTGAGTCTTTGTATTCATTGCCTTTATTTAATGCTGAAATATTTGCTTATAAATTTCCATTTAATTTTTTAGGCGATGCTTTTTTTAATACTTGGTGGCTATTATTATTTATTGAATGGTTTTTATTGTGGTTTAAAAGAAAAATATTTACAAGTCGTTTTTATATTTATAGCTTATTATTATTAGCTTCTGCTTTGTTTTTATATTGGATAATTTTATGGAATAAGTTAATTTGGCAAAGTAATCTTTCGTTCGATTTATTTAATATCGATACGTTTTTACAGCTTTCGTTATTAGCATATTTAATTATTGGAATGTGGGCATGGATTATTGCAAGCGTGTTATACTTTATTTTTAAGTATTTGTATAAGACACAACAAAAGCGTTATAAATTTTTTTTTATAGGATTATTTTTATTTGTCTTACCTTTAATACTTTATGTATTGCAATTAGGACATTTTTCTGTTTTGATAGTTGCTTTATATTTATTGATAATATGGTTCTTTGTTAATAGGCGTTTACCCCAAATTGCTTTTATTTTGATAAGTGCTTTTTTATTTTCTTTTTTTATTGTTTTATACTCGTTTCATTTAAATCATCAAAAACGGATAAATTTACAACAAGTTGTTGCTTTTTCTTTATCGAACGAGAAAGACTATTTGGCTCAGATGTTACTAATGGATATGGAGAAGAAGCTAGCAGAAGATAAAATTATAAAAAGTTTACTTCAAAAAGCATACGATAATCGATACGAAATTTATCAATATCTAAAAGACAATTATTTTAACGGTTTTTGGAATAAATACGATTTACAAGTAACGATATGCAATACATACGATAACCTACGCTTGATGCCTTCGAATGAATATTGTCGTTGTTTTGACTTTTTTAATAAACAAATAAATTCACGTGGTAGTCGTTTCGATAGTCATTATTTTTATTCGATTGATAATGAATATGGCGATGTAAGCTATTTAGGTGTATTTTCTTACAATTTAAATATGATACCTGATTCGGGCGAAAAAAAAATTTTTCTCGAATTATATCGTAAACTTTTACCGAGTACACCAGGATACCCAGATTTGCTTGTAGATTTAAAAACTTATAAATCGCTGAGCAAACAATGGGCACATTATGCCAAATATAAAACGAATCGACTAATACAGCAAAATGGCGATTTTCAATATCCTTATAATTACATTTATCCAAATATTAAAAATGGATCTTTTATACTTATTAATAAAGATAATTTTGAACATTTTATTTATGCACCCAATAAAAAAATCCGAATTGTGGTAAGTGCTCCGGTGGTTAAATGGAGCCAATACCTATGGTCGATTATTTATGTGTTTAATATTTTTATTTTGTTGTTTTTTATTCCATATGGTATTATTTATTATTTAAAAAAGCGACAACAATTGCTTTATGGATTTAGGTTTAAATATATTCGTAGTTTTTTGTTAATTTTAGTTTTTTCGTATTTAATCATCGGTTTTTATACCTTGATCTATTTCAATAATCAATATAATCAAAAGAATTATGAGGCATTAAAACATAAGCAAAAAATTATTGTAAATGCATTAAATGAGTATTTAGGTTCGTTCAAAAATATTTACCAAAAACCAATCGAAGAGTTAAGTCGGCAGTTAGTTACGTTATCAAATATATTTTTTGCAGACATTAATTTATACGACGCCAAGGGTTATTTAATTGCATCTTCTCGACCTGCATTGTTCGAAAAAGGTTTAAAAAGTAAACTTATCGATGCCGAAGCATTAGCAGAAATTGTTAAAGAACATAAAGAAACGTTTATTGACATAGAAAAAATTGGGAGCTTGGAATATTTGGCTTCTTATACAGCATTGTATTCGAATGGTAAATTGCAAGCTATACTTCAATTACCTTATTTTACAGAAAAAGAAAAAAATATGCAAGAAATAACTCAAGTGTTTATCAATCTTATAAATATATACATATTATTTATTGCAATTGCTTTTGGTATTATTTTATTAATAGCCAATGGTATATTGCGTCCATTAACTGTTTTACACGAATATTTTAAAAAAATTAAACCCAATCAAAAAATTAAACCCATTATTTATACTGAAAAAGACGAAATAGCACCGCTCATTAATGAATATAATCGCATATTAGAAGAGTTATCAATAAGTACGCAAAAATTGTTATTAAGCGAACGAGAATCTACTTGGCGAGATATTGCCAAACAGATTGCCCACGAAATAAAAAATCCGTTAACGCCCATGAAACTCAATATTCAATATTTACAAAAATTAAAAAAAGAAAATGGTCATTTGCCCGATGAATTACTTCAAAATACAATGAATAGTTTATTAGAACAAATTGAAAGTTTATCGTCGATTGCTTCGGCGTTTTCTGCTTTTGCCAATTTGCCCCGACCTCAATTTGAAATGATTAATCTTGTTGAAGTTGTAAAAAATATAGCCCTTTTGTTTAAAACTCATGAATACGAAGTAAAAGTAAATTCTAATATGCATGATTGCTTTATCGAAGGCGATAAGGATTATTTAAAACGCATTATTACTAATTTGGTAACAAATGCCCTGCAAGCGATTCCTATCGATAGAGAAAAAAATATTTATATAAACATCGAAGCTCAATCAAATAAGATTATTTTGAGTGTAAGCGATAATGGTATTGGCATAGCACCCGATATTGCCGATAATGTATTTAAACCTAGTTTTACAACTAAATCGTCAGGCATGGGAATGGGGTTGAGTTTGGTGAAAAATATGGTTGAAGCCATGAAAGGAAATATTTACTTTAGATCTGAAGTTAATAAAGGAAGCACATTTTATATTGAATTTAAATGTTACAACCAAGCATAA